The DNA window AAGGTGGAAATCCTCACAGCAACTTTTACATTGAGAGATACTAACGGTGACTTAGCAAGATTTCGCAAGAACTATTTATATGACATCTTTCGTAAACGCTGGAACTGTTATGCCCCCGATGGTTCTCTAATCTGCGTTGCAAAGGAAGACTCACTTATTTTGTCACTGCTTCGACGGTTTTTAGGTACATTTTTTGGTCTACTCCGAACTAACTTCATCATCGTTCAAGGCAATAGCGATCGGGTTATTGGTGAATTCAATCGTAATTTTACGATCCTAGATCGTTATGTGCTAGATATGAGTGCTGACCAGCAACACATTCTAGATCGAAGAATTGCGATCGCGATAGGCATTATTCTCGATACTGGCGAACGGCGATAATAATTTGCAAATGAAACCCCATGACAACGGAACCAAATCCATCTCCAGATCCCAACTTTAATGAGGAGTTTCCTTCTGAAGAAGAACCTCTTTTAATTACCGATGAAATGTTAACCGATCATCCCGAAAGAGGCAGAGCTGACTTTGAAAGTGGAATGTCTAGCTTCCCACCATTAACTCTAATATTAATCGCCTTAAATATTGCAGTATTTGTGTGGCAAATTAATACTGGTTCACTGTTGAGCAAGGATGCAATCATTGCATCTGGAGCATTAGAAAGATCGCATTTATTTCGAGGTGAATTGTGGCGGCTATTCAGTCCAATGTTTCTACATGGAAGTTTAGACCATTTGATTGGTAACTGTTTTGCTCTGTATGTATTGGGAATTGCCTGTGAACATGCGCTTAGATTCAGACAGTTTGGAATTGTCTACTTTTTCAGTGGCTTTTGTGGTTCTTTACTTAGTGTGATGGTTCAGCCAGGACCATCTGTGGGTGCATCTGGAGCGATCTTTGGACTAATGGCATTCATCGTTGTATTTTTGTATAAGTATCAAAAATCTTTTTTTATTAGAGATCGTCGAATTGGTTTTGTTATAGCAGCTTGGGGACTTTTTACAATTGTCTTTGGATTTCTCACTCCATATATTGATAATTTTGCTCACATTGGTGGAGCAATCGGTGGGGCGATTGCGATTCTATTTCAAAAACCTTTTCTGTTAAGTAAAGTACATCGCCCTTAAAAAAATTTGATATACTTGTTTTCGGCTAAAAATCAGGAAAACAAAAAATGCTATCTAAGTGAATGATCGCACGATTGTCATGCATCAATGAATCACTAGGAGATCTATTTGTTGTAGGACTGGATGCGAATAGCGCGATCGCAAAGCATCAGAAATTCAGCTAAAAATTATTCTTGAATCGCGTCAACCAGTTTAATCAACATCACTTATTTTGAATCAAAGGCTTACTAAGCAAGCTTTTAACAAAATAAAGTAGTATGGATATATTATGGCGCGATCGCAATTTCAAAACCTCAAAAACTATCTCCGTCCTTACTGGAGTGACTTAGCCGTGGGCACAATTGCCCTACTAGCGGCAAACTGTCTTGGTACATATATCCCTTGGCTGATTAGATCCGCAGTTGACGATCTTAACAAGATTACATCTGGCGATCTCCATACATTAATGCAATATGTGTGGATGATTATCGGCTTGTCGTCGCTGATGTGGATCATCCGTATGGCATCCCGTGTCTGGATTTTTGGGATCGGGCGCAAAATTGAGTATAGCCTCAAGCAACAAATTTTTGAGCATTTACTCAAATTGCCACCAAGCTATTTTGCCAACAATTCCGCAGGCGAAACGATTAGCATCGTTACTAGCGATGTGGAAAATATCCGCCGCTTGATGGGATTTGCACTGCTCAGCATTATCAATTCAGTATTTGTATATAGCCTGACACTGCCCGCAATGGTAGCGATCGATCCGATACTGACTTTGCTATCGGTCTCTGTTTATCCGATCATGTTGTTGATTGTGCAGAGATTTAGCGGCCAATTGCGTGATGAACAGTTAGAAGTTCAAGAAGAACTATCAAATGTAAGTTCGCTCTTGCAAGAAGACCTCAATGGCATGGCACTGATCAAAACCTATGCTCAGGAGGACAATGAGCGGGGAGCTTTTGGGAAATTAAACGATCGCTTACTTGATGCCAATCTAAGAATGGCGCGTAGCCGTAATATTTTATTTCCACTATTGGGCGGAATTGCCAGTATTAGCTTTTTAGTATTAATTTGGTTTGGTGGTGAAAAGTTAGCCAATCCAGCGAATACGACCTTTAAAATTGGCGATTTGCTGACACTGATTATTTATGTGGAACGATTAATTTTCCCAACTGCGATTTTAGGATTTGTGATGGTCACTTATCAACGCGGGCTAGTCAGTATTGGGCGGATTCAAGGCATTCTCGATATGCCCCCAGCGATTGTTGACAGCGTCGATGCGATCGCACTCTCCAAAGATCAAGTTACAGGCAAAATCGAAGCACGCGATCTCACATTCACCTATGACGGCTCTAGTCAACCTGCCCTCAATCACGTTAGTTTTACAATTTATCCATCAGAAACAGTTGCGATTTTAGGAACAGTTGGTTCTGGCAAATCTACTTTTGCTAGTGCCTTAATGCGTTTAGTTGATGTTCCATCAGATCAAATTTTTATTGATGGTGTAGATATTACTAAAATGCGGATCGCAGACTTGCGCGAGATTATCTCTTTCGTCCCGCAGGATAGTTTCTTATTCAGTGCGACGATGCGTGACAACATTCGCTACGGTAAGCCCCAAGCTTACGATCATGAAGTGGAAAACTTTGCCAATCAAGCTCGTATTGAACAAGAGATTCTTAAGTTTCCAAAGCAATATGACACGCTAGTCGGTGAGCGGGGAATTACTCTGTCAGGTG is part of the Pseudanabaena sp. BC1403 genome and encodes:
- a CDS encoding rhomboid family intramembrane serine protease; translated protein: MTTEPNPSPDPNFNEEFPSEEEPLLITDEMLTDHPERGRADFESGMSSFPPLTLILIALNIAVFVWQINTGSLLSKDAIIASGALERSHLFRGELWRLFSPMFLHGSLDHLIGNCFALYVLGIACEHALRFRQFGIVYFFSGFCGSLLSVMVQPGPSVGASGAIFGLMAFIVVFLYKYQKSFFIRDRRIGFVIAAWGLFTIVFGFLTPYIDNFAHIGGAIGGAIAILFQKPFLLSKVHRP
- a CDS encoding ABC transporter ATP-binding protein; this encodes MARSQFQNLKNYLRPYWSDLAVGTIALLAANCLGTYIPWLIRSAVDDLNKITSGDLHTLMQYVWMIIGLSSLMWIIRMASRVWIFGIGRKIEYSLKQQIFEHLLKLPPSYFANNSAGETISIVTSDVENIRRLMGFALLSIINSVFVYSLTLPAMVAIDPILTLLSVSVYPIMLLIVQRFSGQLRDEQLEVQEELSNVSSLLQEDLNGMALIKTYAQEDNERGAFGKLNDRLLDANLRMARSRNILFPLLGGIASISFLVLIWFGGEKLANPANTTFKIGDLLTLIIYVERLIFPTAILGFVMVTYQRGLVSIGRIQGILDMPPAIVDSVDAIALSKDQVTGKIEARDLTFTYDGSSQPALNHVSFTIYPSETVAILGTVGSGKSTFASALMRLVDVPSDQIFIDGVDITKMRIADLREIISFVPQDSFLFSATMRDNIRYGKPQAYDHEVENFANQARIEQEILKFPKQYDTLVGERGITLSGGQRQRTALARALLVDTPILVLDDALSSVDNQTATGILGNLPRNKTVLFITHNLSAASTCDRIILMDAGKIVQVGTHAELLAESQLYQKLWNQHKLEVAIK